A genomic stretch from Megalobrama amblycephala isolate DHTTF-2021 linkage group LG22, ASM1881202v1, whole genome shotgun sequence includes:
- the LOC125258062 gene encoding LOW QUALITY PROTEIN: uncharacterized protein LOC125258062 (The sequence of the model RefSeq protein was modified relative to this genomic sequence to represent the inferred CDS: deleted 1 base in 1 codon) → MNVFKKGSCPVISRCTRCCSQYHCPFCEMYKTTSQLSIDNHVENHLKLAVHHDDFVIVKCNSHCRENAHFHCCYCPATVIRKVQLITHLKKCKQKLAIPGQEAQSPLLHSPAATAPLSTISVQTSHVITQAPPLSCPMAIQTSSSPVTSVFQSPAMRQSWTGPLCQSLQPVTTCPLSEAPFPLSASTQVLPSPTTSSVLVPPEQPTVKRPQLKKNRIRCDHCDMELNKKNLRVHIRRRHTTVKEAITLERHLLCQVIDSKHGIFAVAKSFSAPSIPIHVQKRIWGVNDKVMCELDHCNASADFAQRSGLKPFECCHLMSLAFCPKDDGSSVNLKEETLNEMVKKKWFGESRKDACIERQCMANKEDVPLSVAITFAGPSTKKYISVYEPKMSYYCRLGRVTVVYDSKKITWACPCNKIKQSCIHKAIAKWHLFQSQRALFQKVKTTERIDSMQIPQQQSESVDDCSDHQYPPNDDGMERMVRYLMKNKSLPVDLPQNLVSGLQHGSEFRHQLIPEETFCSECEGNHVLSDPIIITSRAKILTFTGVVEGISTYYKVCSNCSMMYRYQEFTDGIHNFNDHLLLSLHLCVILRNALQNHTAVSRVMSILEATAKAKFPSKDTVLHAYLHFEALSSHVYSYTCINCGYYPKVVIMDLHKKGVFSIPFSEIATPPSDFKGDTNIVSFWESVTMEMIGRGFLSSGRKNPFVVCPSYDCWAPWIGPNTRKSDIVLNTEHAKLQKTKSCDVPDLDVTEERLGDELFNLKVDAVRKLCKECGLDTKGSRMDLVLRLRTEMQNRSAYDKIFQQIWGASGGWAVITCPCGIVYSIKFNIRAESPRDFADLLLSWKHFPNVVIYDFARGLAAHVNLREADSLPFSPHEGRLAEPTTANIQLAKEGKLKVNLPWLKNKKENEDTNCHPLTGSSEHYALYDRFHEFNTKDPRDALRRIQVVPELCGWVNTQTAEQLFAAMRKNNYFLNMLTPSGHTFLMRNIIHHYNTAQNKNMEDSLRKVVSPSDQLTFNGYGQIVLGTTPQSLNDSERHTCDITQIDQVHYPSQGSVIDMTALQNVQPNRACWMHPQSSDQIKMIKNALNEKESQQQFLAQVGATILVRSDFITLGHPNDVEGTILNACLSMVRDIADLKNIKVHCFSSYVTVTWLPPLCADPSANLPDHIAECDFILLPSWASNHWMICNTCTATTSWAVERVWT, encoded by the exons ATGAATGTCTTTAAAAAGGGCAGTTGTCCAGTAATTTCAAGGTGCACACGGTGCTGTAGCCAGTACCACTGCCCTTTTTGTGAGATGTACAAAACCACATCACAACTATCCATTGATAACCATGTAGAGAATCATCTAAAATTGGCAGTACATCATGATG ATTTTGTGATTGTTAAGTGCAATTCACACTGTagagaaaatgcacatttccACTGCTGTTACTGTCCTGCTACAGTAATAAGAAAAGTGCAGTTAATTACTcatcttaaaaaatgtaaacaaaagttGGCTATTCCTGGCCAGGAAGCTCAATCTCCACTCCTGCATAGCCCAGCAGCCACTGCTCCACTTTCTACTATTTCAGTACAGACTTCTCATGTCATTACACAGGCGCCTCCCCTGTCTTGCCCCATGGCTATCCAAACATCTTCATCTCCAGTTACCTCAGTGTTTCAGTCTCCAGCAATGAGACAGTCTTGGACAGGTCCCTTATGTCAATCTTTGCAACCTGTGACAACGTGCCCTCTTTCTGAAGCTCCATTTCCTCTTTCTGCATCCACCCAAGTACTTCCATCTCCGACTACTTCCTCTGTCCTGGTTCCACCAGAGCAACCAACAGTAAAGCGTCCTCAACTAAAGAAGAACAGAATCAGATGTGATCATTGTGATATGGAATTGAATAAAAAGAACTTGCGAGTTCACATTAGAAGAAGGCACACCACAGTTAAAGAGGCCATCACATTAGAAAGACATTTACTTTGTCAGGTCATTGACAGTAAGCATGGAATTTTTGCAGTGGCAAAATCTTTCAGTGCACCATCAATACCCATCCATGTTCAAAAAAGGATCTGGGGTGTGAATGATAAAGTTATGTGTGAACTAGACCACTGTAATGCTAGTGCTGATTTTGCACAAAGGAGTGGCCTGAAACCATTTGAGTGCTGCCATCTTATGTCTTTAGCTTTCTGTCCCAAAGATGATGGCAGTTCTGTTAATCTCAAAGAGGAAACCCTAAACGAGATGGTG AAGAAAAAGTGGTTTGGAGAAAGTAGGAAAGATGCATGCATCGAAAGGCAATGCATGGCAAACAAAGAAGATGTGCCACTTTCTGTAGCGATCACATTTGCTGGGCCctcaacaaaaaaatatatatcagtgTATGAGCCAAAAATGTCTTATTACTGCAGACTTGGAAGAGTGACTGTTGTATATGACAGTAAGAAGATCACGTGGGCCTGTCCATGTAATAAAATCAAACAGTCGTGTATTCACAAAGCAATAGCTAAATGGCATTTGTTTCAAAGTCAGAGAGCTCTCTTCCAGAAGGTGAAGACCACCGAAAGGATTGATTCCATGCAGATTCCTCAGCAGCAGTCTGAGAGTGTGGATGACTGTAGTGATCATCAGTACCCACCTAATGATGATGGAATGGAGAGGATGGTGCgctatttgatgaaaaataaatCTCTGCCTGTGGACCTTCCTCAAAATTTGGTTAGTGGTCTACAACATGGAAGTGAATTTAGACACCAACTAATTCCTGAAGAAACATTCTGCTCCGAATGTGAGGGTAATCATGTTCTAAGTGACCCAATTATTATAACCTCACGAGCAAAGATTCTGACCTTTACTGGGGTAGTTGAAg GAATTTCAACTTACTACAAAGTATGTAGCAACTGCAGCATGATGTACAGGTACCAGGAATTCACTGATGGTATCCATAACTTCAATGACCATCTTCTGCTCTCTCTTCACTTGTGTGTAATTCTCCGCAATGCTCTTCAG AATCACACTGCTGTTAGCAGAGTAATGAGCATACTTGAAGCTACTGCTAAAGCAAAATTCCCCAGCAAAGACACAGTGCTCCATGCTTACCTCCACTTTGAAGCCTTGAGCAGCCATGTTTATTCTTACACCTGCATCAATTGTGGTTATTACCCCAAAGTGGTGATTATGGATCTCCACAAGAAAGGTGTCTTCAGTATTCCTT TCAGTGAAATAGCCACACCACCATCAGATTTCAAGGGTGATACAAACATTGTCTCTTTTTGGGAATCCGTAACGATGGAGATGATTGGCCGGGGATTTCTTTCAA GTGGCAGGAAAAATCCCTTTGTAGTTTGCCCAAGTTATGATTGTTGGGCTCCTTGGATTGGCCCTAATACCCGAAAGTCAGACATTGTTCTAAACACTGAGCatgcaaaactgcaaaaaacTAAGTCCTGTGATGTTCCAGATCTTGACGTCACAGAGGAAAGGTTAGGTGATGAGCTCTTTAATCTTAAG GTTGATGCAGTGAGGAAGCTGTGCAAAGAATGTGGATTGGACACAAAGGGATCAAGGATGGATCTTGTGTTACGTTTGCGAACAGAGATGCAAAACCGTTCTGCGTACGACAAAATCTTCCAGCAGATTTGGGGTGCTTCTG GTGGCTGGGCAGTCATTACATGTCCATGTGGAATAGTGTATTCCATCAAATTCAACATAAGAGCAGAATCTCCCAGAGACTTTGCGGACTTGCTGCTGAGTTGGAAGCACTTTCCTAATGTTGTAATATACGACTTTGCTAGAGGACTTGCAGCACACGTAAATCTTCGTGAAGCAGATTCTCTACCTTTCAGTCCCCATGAAGGAAGACTTGCTGAACCAACTACAGCAAATATCCAGCTAGCAAAGGAAGGCAAGCTCAAAGTTAATCTACCATGGTTGAAAAATAAGAAGGAGAATGAGGATACCAACTGCCATCCTTTGACAGGATCATCAGAGCATTATGCTTTGTATGACAGATTCCATGAATTCAACACCAAAGACCCAAGAGATGCTCTTAGAAGAATCCAAGTAGTCCCAGAACTTTGTGGATGGGTAAATACTCAAACCGCAGAGCAACTTTTTGCTGCAATGCGCAAAAACAATTATTTCCTGAACATGCTCACGCCATCAGGACACACATTTTTGATGCGCAACATCATTCACCATTATAACACAGCACAGAATAAGAACATGGAGGACAGCCTAAGAAAAGTTGTATCACCAAGTGATCAGTTAACCTTCAATGGTTATGGTCAGATAGTACTTg GTACAACTCCACAGTCCCTAAATGATAGTGAGAGACACACCTGTGATATTACACAAATAGAccaagtacact ACCCCAGCCAAGGTTCAGTGATTGACATGACAGCCCTACAAAATGTGCAGCCAAACAGGGCATGCTGGATGCATCCACAAAGCAGTGACCAAATAAAGATG ataaaaaatgctttaaatgaaAAGGAATCACAACAACAATTTTTGGCTCAAGTAGGAGCAACAATTCTGGTCAGATCAGATTTTATTACCTTGGGACATCCAAATGATGTTGAAGGGACT ATTTTGAATGCCTGCCTTTCAATGGTCAGAGATATTGCTGACTTAAAG AACATAAAGGTCCATTGTTTTAGCTCGTATGTGACAGTGACATGGTTGCCACCATTGTGTGCAGACCCTTCAGCTAACTTACCT GACCATATAGCAGAATGTGACTTCATCTTACTTCCTTCCTGGGCATCAAACCATTGGATGATATGT AATACttgcacagcaactacatcCTGGGCTGTGGAAAGAGTATGGACGTGA